In Pyrenophora tritici-repentis strain M4 chromosome 6, whole genome shotgun sequence, the DNA window AGTTTCGCCATCTCCGTATACATACACACCCTGAAGATCAAGCTCTTCGTGGCAAAATTCAGAGATACCTCGGAGTCTGGCGATGTTGTTTGCGAGATGCAGGGGCCTTTTCAAGGCCCAGAGGGCCTGCAGGATAGCTGCTGTAGGAAGCGATTCACATCTTTCGGCTAGTTTATCGTTTTGACAACGTAGAACCGCGTCGAAGCGCCTGGACGTACAAACAAAGCCGCCGATAGCCCCGACAGCCTTTGAAAAGGTTCCACTTCGGATATCTATAAGGTCTGCAGGAAGTTTCCTCGTAGGGTGTTTATCGTTCCAATACTCCAGGCATCCTCGACCCGTTCGCCCGACTGACAGGAATGAGTGGGCCTCATCGCAATAGAGGGTGAATTTGTAGCGTATTTTGAGCTCGTTAAGCGCCTCAAGAGGGGGCATAGTCCCGTCCATACTGGTTCATGTTAGATGCAGATATCGATAGTCTCAGTAGTAACAATCACCTGTATATGCCCTCTACGGCAACCATGATGTTCGAATACCTCCTCCCGGCTGTTCTGAGAATAGACTCCAGTTCTTCCATGTCGTTGTGCTTGAAGCGTTTCCGCATACCAGCTTCCGAGAGAAAAGATCCGACAAACATCGACTTGTGGCATTTCTCGTCCATTATGACCATCCAATCGTTTTGAATGATAGCGGGGAAGGCAAGGACATTGGCTCCGAAACCCGTGCTAGTGAGATGGCAGCAGTCATTGCCGAAGAAGGCAGCTATACTTCGAGACAATTCGCCTCGCAGCTCTTGTACGTCCCGAGCGCCACAGTGCGGTAACTGGTTCAGACATCTGCGTTGGAGTGCTTCGTACTCGACAGGCATCTTGTATAACCCAGCATAGTTGAAACTTCCGCCATCTAAAAACCAGAAATAGTGAATGTCAGGCAATGTTCTTCGTTAACAAAATTGTCTTCGCACTTGACTTACTAACACAACTATCTTGCTGGCCTAAGCTGTCTATCAAGCCGATTCGGCCCAACCCTGCTGTTATCACCACACGGTCGTTCAATCCGTACCAGCGATAGAACGGATCCACGACGTAATGGCTAAAGCGGGCATTGGCCGACAGAGCTTTGAATTGTTGTACACCATCTTGACTGCGAACCCAGATTTCGGATGAGGCGAATAGCATATACTCTCGTAGTTTTGCCAGTGTCCCAACCCGATTAGGGCAGGTTTCTCTTCGAAGTTTTTTGACCACCGAAATGTTCCAGTCTTTTTGCTTCTCAGACAGATCTGAAATTTTCGACTTTGATCTCTTACGATCTTCTTCCCTATCTTGTATTGTGAACATAGTCGGTATGGTCTCAGCTTGGCTGCGCGACATCTGGAGCCGACGTTAGAGGATGTTTCTCGGTTGAAGAATTGATATAAATGTTTGCGATGATTTGTCCAGTTGTGGTAGAAGGAAGGGAAAACAAGATAAGAGAGCTGTACAGATGTCAGCCTGGAGACAGTCATTGACAGAGTTCTTATATCGCCTTAAAGAAACATTTTACCAGGGCACGCTATCGGACGAGCAAAAGGATCGGCCATTTGCGCTGGCGAAAATAATGACTATTCAAAAGTGGGCTGCTATTGCCCACACAATAGTCGCATAATTCCTGTGACACGATACCACCAATAGGCCATGTTTGACTTCAAAGCGACCGCTGTAGTCACCACGCCTCTAGGCCTACACATCTGGATACTGCAGAGGGTTTGAAAATGCTGCTTAGTACGGGTCCCCTGTTATTTTCTTCCGATGAGAGAATCGCGCTCCATCCTAGGAGAATAGTTGTCTGTGTTGGAGTGCAGGGTAAGATCAGACGCAGATCCATCATTTCTTTcggtagaagaagacgacaGGGGGCCCATACTAGACAGCATTTACAAAACCCCTGTAGCTGGACTTCTGCGGTAGTCGCGGTTTGCGGTATGAATGGAATGCCGAGAAAATCTACAAATGAGCCATTTTCGACTTCAAGAAGGGTGATACATGTACGTCTCCAAACCGAAGATCTCGGGATACTGACTAAAGTCTAGCACATTGGAGGATTGCAGTATAAGTTACGTGTTAAGAAGATCTGCAATTGAGCCATTTTTCGCAATTCAGCAGTTCTCCGCAATTCAGCCCTTATCGTATTTCAGCAATTTTCCACATTCAGCCATTCTTCGTATCCAGCAATTTTCCGCAATTGAGCCATTTCCCGCATCTGAGCCATTTTCCGCAATCAGCAATTATCCGCAATTGAGCCATTTTCTACTTTAAGGAAGCCGGTACACCCACATCATGATCGTTTCGGATCACCGTATGCGGGATAATAGCTAAACTTGAGGGATGTTATAGGATTGTGGGATAAACCAGTTACTTAAGACTGTTATGGACGATCTTTATCAGTTGTCCTGTCGCGTTCAAATAGAACCAATTAAAGACACAATCGAAACCGCTCTAGGTCACTCTATTCTCAATCTCTCAAATCATTATAATATCTGTTCCAATTCTAGTATGATCCAAACTATGCTAGCTAGTCTCAACGGGCTGCAAGCGAGTGTTGCCATTTTCATATTCATTCTGATCTACTACAATCTTCGAAAATGGCAAATGTCAAGAAAGCTCAAGAGGCTTGGTGCAAGGGCGCCCGAAATCCAATCCTCTTGGCCGTTTGGTCAGTCCACCATAGACCAATAAAGCTGGTTAAGAATCGAAACTGACATCTGGGCATAGGCATTGATTTCATCTACAAATACGTGGTTGCTAGCGCCAATAATCAAGAGATCAGCTTTTTCGCCTCTTGCCTTGCGTCTGCTAGCTACAAGGACTCTTCCTCGACCATCTCGTCCTCGGGTACCAAAACCTCTACCTCAACCATTAAGGGCTCTTGTATGACTGCCCAGCTAAATAGTGGACTGTCTGGTCGTCTTGTTCTGACTGTCGATCCCTCCAACATCAAAACCCTTGTGAGCGAGATGTCCGATTATGGCAAGGGCGAACGGTTTCACGAAGTCTGGAAAGAATTCATTGGCGACAGTATCTTCGCCATTGACGGTGAGCTATGGGGAAAGACAAGAACCAAGATGAAGCCCATATTTTTCAAAGAAAATGTAGTCGACACAGCGATATTTGAGGGCCACGTAGCCCAGTTGATAGATATTCTAGACGAACGAGGTGATCGATCAGAAAGCCCAGATTTGTTGAACGTCTTCTTAAGGTATACGTTTGACGTAGCGACAGACTTCCTCTTCTCAGAAGCAACGAATTGTTTGAAATTCCCCCAGTTGAGAGTGGCGGAAGCATTCAAGTATATCCTTCAGAGGCAGAGTGACCTTGACAACATGGAGTAAGTACTTTTATCTCTCATCTTGCCAAGGCCTGATCCACTCCATATTATTCTCATAAGCTGTTTGCTGATAACAGACAGCGAATTCTCCTGGCTTCTCTCCCGCACGAAATTCCGTCAAGAGTTGAAGGTTTTGGACGATTTTGTCTATCCTTACATCTACAAGTCTCTAGCCTTGACGTCCGATCAACTCCAATCCAAACTCTCGTCTCGCGATAACCTCCTCGACTCTCTCGCACTCCACACTCGCGATGCCAAATTCCTGCGCGACCAAATGATCACCATACTCGTTGCCGGCCGTGACACCACGGCTGTAACACTCTCTTTCCTGTTCTTTGAGTTGAGCCGAAACCCTGTTGTTCTCGAGACGCTAAAAAAGGAAATTGTGGATAAAATTGGAGAGGGAGATGCAGCAACTACGCCCAGCGTCAAAGATCTGCAAGAAATGAAGATGTTGAACGCAGTCATTGACGAGACGTTTCGTTTCTACCCTCCAGTCCCGCTCAATTTCAGGTGTGCTTTGAGAGACACAACATTACCAAGAGGAGGAGGGGAAGATGGAATGCAGCCGATTGGTGTCCTGAAGGGTACAAAGGTGCTATTTTCAATCATGTTGGTACATAAAAATCCCGATCTATATCCCGCGATAGAGGGGAAGAGGTTTCACGACCCAAACAAGTGGATACCAGCAAGATGGCTGGATGCTGATGAAGGAAGGAAATGTTGGACACCAGAGCTTTGGAACTTCTTGCCATTCCATCATGGAAAGAGAGCCTGCCCCGGCCAAAAGTTTGCGCAGGTCGAGATTGCCTACACAGTGGCTAGGATTTTGCAGACATATAAGACAATCAAGATTATGGGCTGGGATCAGGCAGATAGTAAGGGAAGGGATTTGGAGTGCAGAGTCGCGGTTACGATGAGTCCAGCTGAGGAACTCAAGTATGTATTCGCGAGATGATAAATTCTAGCCTTGAAGATATATTGCCAACCAACATGGTTAGATCCTTACGTCTTGTAACGGTTCCTTAGAAGTCGATCTCCTATTGCGTGTCATTCTCGGCCTGTGCACCATTAAATAGTGTGAGGCATAAAATCACCTATGTCTTCGTGGAGAAACGGGTTAAGAAAGACACAAAGTACTACAGTACGTACGTCCGATAAGTTGTCCGGTTCGTCTAGGAATTAAGCTTAATAGCTCCCTTACTTAATAATACAGCTATTCGATAGAATAGCACTACCCCACCAATTCACGGCGCCACACATCACAAGAACGAAAAAGCAAGGCAAAGACCACTTCAGGATGCGTCAACCCAGTAGTTTGACATTGCAAAGAAGAAAAGTTACGCCAGTAGGTAGCCTACGACTATAACCCATTACGAAATGTTATTACTCATCGGGATATTTCAATCCGTCTATGCATCAAGTGTGAAACGCCAACCCCCAATAACCTCCTACACATGAGAAAGAGAAAGTGGGAAAAAGGCGATATTGCCTGATCTTTTGGAAGCCTGAACCTCAAACGCCATACCATGCAATGCGACAAAAGAGACAAAGGAGATAGGTTTTGAGAAAACGAATGGATACCGCGTTGGCGGTGATTGCGTCGAACTTTCGTCGCACAAAAGCAGTATGAGTAATTCCTTGGGATGCAGAGTGACAAACGCCTCAGAGCACGCGCTGCGTGTCTGTAGCGTTTGATCTCCAGCTTCAGCTTGGTAGAATATACTGATGGCTTCAATTAGTCCATGTTCTGATGATATAACGGTATTGCTTACTGTTGATGAACCCCATCATACCGCCTTCATCGCATGGGCAACCAATATAGGAACCAAAAGCACAGTGACAAGGCCAACATTAACGGCGATACCAGCGATGAGTGCTGTTCTCTTCGACTGCGGCGTGACGTGGCCAAGGCGACCTCCTGTAACCGAAGCGATGATGTTGTCTCCTAGGAAGCGAAAGAGAAGGATGGTGGGCGGCAGAAGGCAGAATGCTCCAAGAATTATCCATGACAATTTGCGTCGCCGTGCCTCATCAGCAGGATTGGTATCGCGCTCTATACAGAGGAGATGAGGCGAATGCTCTTGAACAAGCAGGCTTCGTGCAGGAGGAGAATGTATATCGAGGCTTGGGTGTGAAGGACGTAGCGGAGTGCTCGTGTCACTAGTCGATGGACGGTCGCTTCCGCTCATGACCCGTGTAATATGAGCACCATGAGTCGAAGTAGTCGATCGAATGTCTGGAGCAAGAAACATGTGCCGGAGCTTCGTCTGTCCTGGCACAGCAGACCGGCTCGTGCGACGCTGTGAACGTAGGAATGTGGTAGAGCTGCGCATATGCTGGCGGGAACCTGGATTCGGAGACTTTTCCTGAGTTGTGCTTAGACCCTTTGGTGTAGGGGAGAAAGACGTCTCAGACGATATTCTAATATGCTCTGGTGTGCTCTGTGGCAGAGTTTGACTGATGCGAGTGACGCTGCCTGTAGCGGGGAACGGCGATGCATAGAACCCGTTGTAGTCTGAACGGGTGCTCTGACGACCGACGCTTGAACTCAGCTTCACACCTGGGCTGCTAGTATCCGCAATGCTGCTACCAGCCTCGTGCATGCCTGTACCTCTAGGAGTACCAGTGAGATTGCCTTTTGGGCCGACAATTGAAAACTTCTCAAACGTGTTCTCGCGTTCGAGGCCTACAGGGCTGCTTTCAAAGGAACTCTCATCTGCAGTGCTTGATGTCGCTACGGTATCGTCGCTTTGAGATCGCTGATCCCTACGCGCCTGGTGCTTGGGTGCGACACTCTGCTGGTCGACAATAATATTATCATTGGGACCGGAAGCCAGCAGCTCTTGGGTCTCTTTGTCGCTAAAGGCGTATCGGTCTGCCCAAGGAGCAAATGCATAAGGCTGCTCGACAGCACCACGTCCCAAAACATCTTCGGGGTGTGTAGACAAATGAAGCACAGGTGTGGTTCTCGAAACGGGTGCGCTAATAGCCATTGGAGAAGACGACACATTCGGTGCGGTACGAATGATAGCGCGAGGCCTCAATTCCGGTGGCGAAGAGCTGAAATGGTGATGTTGTTCGGTGCGTTTCGGACTTAGATGGTTGTAGTAATCTGATCGAGCCGGAGAAACGGCCTGATTAGCCCAGGAAGGAAGTGACCTCTCCGAGGTTAGACCAAGGCTGTTACGAGTGCCCTCACTGCTGCTGTAGTCCGCAATGCTGTCCATTGACTCACGAGCTTTTGAACCAGGGCTGTCTCCGCCAACAGTCTCCCAGTCAGCTTTCTCCTCTGCTGTAGCTCCACCTTCGCCTGTGAAAGGATTCTCAACGTCTTGGGGGGCGCCAGACGACCTATTTGTCAACGTCTTGATTAGCAAGAGGCTCGCTGAGTTGCGCCTAGCCCACATCGCGGGTATCTTGCTACTGCTCTGGTGCTTGTCGACAGTGTCTTGAAAAATTTGTTCGGCCTGATCGAGTGCCTCTTTGGGGGTGCTTGGGCTTTGCGCACTCTCAGCTTGCGAATATGAAGACGAAGGCTCAAGCGGTTTGACTTCTGGTTGGGAGTAGGACGAGGACGGCTCCAAGATATGTGTGGCAACAAGTTTGACTGGGGTATTGGACGGTGATATCTGCAACAGCTCCCGCGTATTGCCATACGAATAGCCGGAGCTTTGTGAGAGAAGACCAGACTGCCCGGGATAAGACGGGATGAATAATGCATCATCATACTCAAACGGTGGCGCGAGAGGAGCCGCCCTATGAGGAGGTAAGCCGGGGTGTTGAGTAAAAGTAGGCCGCCTAGAGACAACGCGCTCAACCGGAGAAATGATGTTATCGTAATGGGGTGTGACAAACCGACGGACATCTGGCTCGACCATTGTCTGATGGACATGAGCGACGGCTGCACGGTTCACAAAAGGGTGTGAACCCGATTCGTTATGGCCTCCTACGTCTGTGTTTTCTTCGTGGGGCGTAGGCAAAGTCGTGTCTGTTGTTTCATTGGGGTTGTACTCGTCGATAAGTTTACTGATTGTGTCCGCTTTCGGATCCCCTTCCTCAACTGAACGCTGGTATGCCTCTTGGGCAAACATGTGCAACATCTGGCGGTCAACCCTATTAGAGCTGCTGTAATCGTACAGGCTGTCATGGTTGTTTCCATTCACAAAATTGTTTGTGTTCGCATTGCTATACCGAGCCAATTGATTGCCATGACTATTGCGTGTGCTTGCGGAATCCTGCTGGTAGTGCGATCTGTGCCGGTTATCTCCAGTGTAGATGGATGAGCTCGGGTATATTGAGTCGAGGTCGTCGTAGTAGGGTTTCGCAAAGCCGCCTTCTACAGAATATGGCAATTGGGAGTCGTCTATCCGCCCGATCTGGGTAGATGGTTCATCTGGTATCATGGACGAGAGTGGCTCGACCTCGACTTCATCCTCTTCGTCCATTTGCGCAATTTCCATTCCGTTCTGCTCGGGTGAGAATGCGTGGAAGCTTTGGAGAGAAGCAGGGCTGACGGGTGTCATTGGGGACATTGGACCGACTGGGAAGTACGAGGTCTCTGGCGTAGTGACATATGTTTGGTCCAGCGGGCGTGGGTACTCTCCATTCTTACTTATTGACGCCCTGCTGATGTTTTGGTCACGCATGTCCCGCAGCTCCTCACATTGTATCTTTACGGGCGTCTTTCCCAGCCTTTTGGTGAGACTGCGAGTCAATTCTTTCAAAGAAAAACGCGACAGGCGGGCTGATGACCTGGCGGGTAACGGGGGAAGCGCATTATCGGATTCCGGACTATAGAGTGGGGAAGTGTATGATGACGAATTGGCGCTCACAGCAGCGGGTGTTGGTGGAAGCGGGAGATCGGCGTTGGACTGTCTGGGAGAGTCTTCGGGACGTCTCAGAATACCTGCATGTGCTGCACGGAAGTCACCGTACACAGCTCGTTTGGGCGCCATCTAGTTGTTTGTTAGCCAATATCAACAGTGGCAATGAGACTCAGTACCTCGGAGTAAGCGTCTTCAGAGGTCCGCAGGGGGAGATAGTCACTCGAATCAAAATCTCGTGAGGGTGTGACGATGTCGTGCAGTAACAGCGAATCATGAGGGTTTACCACGTCGAACGATGCGCCACGATAATGGATAGTTGCGGGAGTTGCAGGCGGTGTCGCAGGCGCAGTCGTCGGGTAGTTCTGTGGGTTTATGCGGGTGGGCTCTCCTTCATTATGGGATGGAGATAGCGGCGGGTTTACCTGGCGGGGCGGCTGCGGGAATCGGGACACTGAAAATGTCGAGGGTGTAGATGTGGTTTGGGCTTCCCTTGAGTTTGTGCGCTCAGCGGACGAGAAGCTCAAGGCAGCGGGTGGAGACGAGCGCCGTGGTTGGGCAGAGTGTAGGTTTGCAAGCGGGGGAGGCAGAGATGCAGGGTCTCTGTTGACAAGCGGCTTTGGCAGTCTCTTTCTCGAGTTGAAGTAACGAACCTTACTAACCGAATTGGTAGTTGAAATGCTCGATACGCTACCTGTTTTCGCAAACGGCACTGCGGATTGCGATCGAAGCGGCCAATCAAGCAGCGGCAGTTGCTCGAAATGCGGCTCGTTTGACTTGAGCTGATAAGCTGATTGCGAAAAGTGAAGAGGACGTAGTGATGGGGCAGATTCTGAACGCTCTGGAGGAGCTACAGAAGGCACGCGTTCGATGTTACTCAAGGTAGACGCTGCAGGCTTTCTCCGGAGAGTTTTTCCTGGTGGTGTTCCCTTTCGCAGAAGCGTGGGCGTGTGTTGCTGCTTGCGATACTCGTGGATGGTGAGGAAGTGAACGGGAGTTCGGGAGGAAGCAGAAGATGTCACCGAATGGTGTGGAGAGTGGACAGGTGTCATAGGATTGCCAGCATGCATTCGCAGTGACATCCGATCAGGGACTTTGGGTGACAGCGAGCGGGGGCGGAATGCCGCCATATTCAAATCGTCCATGGAATCCATTCGATGCCACAGACCGGTTGTGGTGTTCTAGCTACCCAACCGCCTATCACCGATAAGGTGGCGACCGTCTCCGGGCTTTGGGTTCGTTGTTTTGCTTCAAAATGGGACGTGATGAGAGCTCTAGCGGATGCATGGCGACATGTATGCCATTGAATTGGTTGGTACAGGGCAGATCCAGTAGCTAGAGACTCTGGTCAGCAGTCGTCCCTGCTACACGCGGTGAACCTGCTAACCTCAGCAGCCTCTGGATGTCACCCTCGTCACCGAACTGATTCTGTATGTTCTTTCCTTAACCGGATAAGGAAAGGCAACAATAGAGTATCCCGAAACTTAGTAGTGGTACTCGTAGTTGTCTGGGGCTTATTAGGATGGAACGACGTCAGATGTATCGAGGATGCGGGACCCGGGATCGGCAGCGAAAGTAAGAACGTGGGAAATTACGATTAGAAGCGATAGATGAAAGACGAAGCTACGGAGTCTACCCGCTGAtgaaaagaaaaagaaggaACGTTGCGCGATGGCCTAAGACGCGATAGACTGAGGAAGGCACAATGGTCTCTCACTGAGTACCTGGGAAGGAAAGACGATGACGGCTGAAAAAACATCAAAAGGATCATTCTACCAAGAAAATACACAGCCAACCCGAGCAGTGGGGGCTACAAAGGCCCTCGACGCCTCAGCAGGCCACACATTTAGTCGCATTCTGCCTTTGTTGCCAGGCTTCATTACACCTACCGCGTCGTTGTGTGTGAGCAAAGAGCGATGCGGCCCCGTGGGTGGTGGGAAGCCTGCGAAGCTTGCAGGGGCGTGCTTTCCCCGCCAACCAGTCAAACCTCACATACGCATCGAACACCGATACACAAGACGCGACCGCGCTGCGGCGAGAGAGAAGCGTCTACCACTTGATGCCTCCCGAGGATAGCTGCTCGTACCCGTCATTTCGTTTCAAAGCACAGCTGTGGAAGCTATGGGAGAGAAGCGCGCCCAATCAGTCGCTGCCGGCCCATTGCCTCCTCCTGCCACGGTCCGGCATGGCGCCATGGGAGATGAGTGTTAGTCTCAGCTCATCACGCGATCAAAAGATCGGGATATTTATTGGAAGAGTATGTGGAGTATCGATGATGAGGGTTGCGTGGCCGTCGACTTTACTCGCCCTGAGGATGCATCTTGCGCCATTGTGGCAATCAGCTGGGCGCACAGCCGAGCCCTCGGTGCCCTGCGAACTGCATGTTCGTCCGCTGCCAATGG includes these proteins:
- a CDS encoding CypX, Cytochrome P450 encodes the protein MLASLNGLQASVAIFIFILIYYNLRKWQMSRKLKRLGARAPEIQSSWPFGIDFIYKYVVASANNQEISFFASCLASASYKDSSSTISSSGTKTSTSTIKGSCMTAQLNSGLSGRLVLTVDPSNIKTLVSEMSDYGKGERFHEVWKEFIGDSIFAIDGELWGKTRTKMKPIFFKENVVDTAIFEGHVAQLIDILDERGDRSESPDLLNVFLRYTFDVATDFLFSEATNCLKFPQLRVAEAFKYILQRQSDLDNMDEFSWLLSRTKFRQELKVLDDFVYPYIYKSLALTSDQLQSKLSSRDNLLDSLALHTRDAKFLRDQMITILVAGRDTTAVTLSFLFFELSRNPVVLETLKKEIVDKIGEGDAATTPSVKDLQEMKMLNAVIDETFRFYPPVPLNFRCALRDTTLPRGGGEDGMQPIGVLKGTKVLFSIMLVHKNPDLYPAIEGKRFHDPNKWIPARWLDADEGRKCWTPELWNFLPFHHGKRACPGQKFAQVEIAYTVARILQTYKTIKIMGWDQADSKGRDLECRVAVTMSPAEELKYVFAR
- a CDS encoding Mating-C multi-domain protein, which encodes MDDLNMAAFRPRSLSPKVPDRMSLRMHAGNPMTPVHSPHHSVTSSASSRTPVHFLTIHEYRKQQHTPTLLRKGTPPGKTLRRKPAASTLSNIERVPSVAPPERSESAPSLRPLHFSQSAYQLKSNEPHFEQLPLLDWPLRSQSAVPFAKTGSVSSISTTNSVSKVRYFNSRKRLPKPLVNRDPASLPPPLANLHSAQPRRSSPPAALSFSSAERTNSREAQTTSTPSTFSVSRFPQPPRQVNPPLSPSHNEGEPTRINPQNYPTTAPATPPATPATIHYRGASFDVVNPHDSLLLHDIVTPSRDFDSSDYLPLRTSEDAYSEMAPKRAVYGDFRAAHAGILRRPEDSPRQSNADLPLPPTPAAVSANSSSYTSPLYSPESDNALPPLPARSSARLSRFSLKELTRSLTKRLGKTPVKIQCEELRDMRDQNISRASISKNGEYPRPLDQTYVTTPETSYFPVGPMSPMTPVSPASLQSFHAFSPEQNGMEIAQMDEEDEVEVEPLSSMIPDEPSTQIGRIDDSQLPYSVEGGFAKPYYDDLDSIYPSSSIYTGDNRHRSHYQQDSASTRNSHGNQLARYSNANTNNFVNGNNHDSLYDYSSSNRVDRQMLHMFAQEAYQRSVEEGDPKADTISKLIDEYNPNETTDTTLPTPHEENTDVGGHNESGSHPFVNRAAVAHVHQTMVEPDVRRFVTPHYDNIISPVERVVSRRPTFTQHPGLPPHRAAPLAPPFEYDDALFIPSYPGQSGLLSQSSGYSYGNTRELLQISPSNTPVKLVATHILEPSSSYSQPEVKPLEPSSSYSQAESAQSPSTPKEALDQAEQIFQDTVDKHQSSSKIPAMWARRNSASLLLIKTLTNRSSGAPQDVENPFTGEGGATAEEKADWETVGGDSPGSKARESMDSIADYSSSEGTRNSLGLTSERSLPSWANQAVSPARSDYYNHLSPKRTEQHHHFSSSPPELRPRAIIRTAPNVSSSPMAISAPVSRTTPVLHLSTHPEDVLGRGAVEQPYAFAPWADRYAFSDKETQELLASGPNDNIIVDQQSVAPKHQARRDQRSQSDDTVATSSTADESSFESSPVGLERENTFEKFSIVGPKGNLTGTPRGTGMHEAGSSIADTSSPGVKLSSSVGRQSTRSDYNGFYASPFPATGSVTRISQTLPQSTPEHIRISSETSFSPTPKGLSTTQEKSPNPGSRQHMRSSTTFLRSQRRTSRSAVPGQTKLRHMFLAPDIRSTTSTHGAHITRVMSGSDRPSTSDTSTPLRPSHPSLDIHSPPARSLLVQEHSPHLLCIERDTNPADEARRRKLSWIILGAFCLLPPTILLFRFLGDNIIASVTGGRLGHVTPQSKRTALIAGIAVNVGLVTVLLVPILVAHAMKAV